From Chryseotalea sp. WA131a:
AAACCCCGCAAAGTCGCCAGCTATCCTGGGAATGAATCTGTAAATGTCAAGGCAGTCAATAAATCTGGCAACGTTTCTTTTGTGTGCGAAGTATTTGGCTATCGAAAAATTACCACCATTGCTAATTTGAATGACTTATCAGCTACCGAGGGTATTAAACTAGAAGAAAACCAGGCTGTAGTGCCCTTCGAGTTGGTTCGTTTGAAGAAGGGCGATTATGCAGTAATGTATAATGTCTTCTTTTATAAGGATGCGGGCATTATGCGACCGGAATCAAAATATGAAATGAACAGCTTGTTGGATATGATGAAGGAGAACCCCACGTATAAAATAAGAATACATGGCCACACCAATGGCAATGCCCACGGCAAAGTGATTTCCATGGGTGAATCAAAAAACTTCTTTGCTATCACCACTGATGTAAAAGAAGGTTTTGGTTCAGCCAAAAAGCTTTCAGAAGAGCGCGCCAAGGTGATTCAATCTTATCTGATCAAAGAAGGTATTGACCCAACCCGTTTGAAAGTAAAGGCGTGGGGTGGTAAAAGGCCGTTGTACGAAGAAGATCACGCCCAGGCGCAATCAAATGTGCGGGTTGAAATAGAAATTATTGAAGAGTAGTTTTTTCTACTGAACTTTCTGTCAATGGAAAAGTTCAAAAGCGACCTTACGGGCAGAGAATTTGCAGCCAATCAAAAAGTAGATGGCCGCACAATCAGACTAGGCATTCTCAATCAAATTCGGCAAGAGCATCCTCATTTCAATGAGGATTGCTGCTTGTCGATGTCCGAGCTCAACCAATTCCGAAACAAATACATTGAGTCTTCTTTGCGCAATGATGTGGGCACGCTATCGCAATTAGAAAAGGAAGTAATTGAAGCGCTCCACAAAAACGAAACGATTGCCAATGATGTCGATCAAGCAGTAGAAGAAAAACTAACCTATGGGCAGAGGCTGGCAGATCTCATTGCTGAATTTGGCGGAAGCTGGACGTTTATCATTTCATTTTTTATGGTTCTTTTTGCGTGGATCGGGATAAATCTTTATCTCTTTACCAAGCCATTCGATCCCTATCCATTTATATTGCTCAATTTGATTTTGTCTTGCTTGGCAGCCCTGCAGGCACCCGTTATCATGATGAGCCAAAATAGACAAGAAGAAAAAGACCGAGAGCGATCCAAACACGATTACCAAGTAAACCTAAAAGCTGAATTGGAAATCCGGATGCTTCATGAAAAAATGGATCATTTAATATTGAACCAACAACAAAGGTTATTTGAGATTCAGCAAATACAAGTGGAGATGCTGAAAGAGATTACCGATCGATTGGGTAAGACACCAAAATCTTAGTCTGGAAAGTTTGTTACCATGCACCACGCAAAGGAATCTTTTGCCCAACTATTAGATTAAAGTAAATTACCTGATTGGTAGAAATAGCGTTACGAATTGGAATGTTTGCGCATAAATGGTTAACTTGCAGAATCCAAACCCCTACGTTTATGAAATCTTACCTACTCTTTGTATTTGCTTTTATTCTATCCGCATCACTCTATTCTCAAACGAATTACAAGGTTACCATAGGTGTCTTTAAGCGAACTGTAAATGCGCAGCGTTTGTTTGAAAAAGCCAAAAGCCAAGGCTATGAGGCAGGGCAAGTAATAAACCCAGCCAATAGGTTGAATTATGTTTTTGTATTGAATACAATAGAAAAGAGAAAGGCCTATGCATTAGCTGTAAAACTACGTGTCGAAACAGAATACAAAGATGCGTGGGTGTATGAAGAGTCATTTCAAAATTCCGTTCCTATTGTGAAAGCAGAGCCTATCGCAGAGCCTGTGGAAGAAAAGAAACCAGATCCAATAGAGGAGGTCAAGCAAATAGAACCTCCAGTGGTAACTCCTCCAATCGATTCTTCCACAACAAAAAAAGTTGAACCAGAAAAGCCTGTAGTAGTTGAAAAACCAAAGCCAAAGGGCAAGCCATTTCAAATTAGGTTACTAAACACCTCCGATAATTCTGAAGTTAGGTCAGGCGAGATACATGTACAAGAGGCCGTAAAGGCATCCCAATACCAAGTCTTTAAAACGGGTGAGGTAATTTACTTGGAGCCCCCAAAAAATAAGCGAGGCACTTATGCCATCGTTACTCAAGTGGCAGGCTATAGCCCGGCTAGCATTGTCTTCAATTACCAAAATCCAATTGGGGAAAAAGGATCAGACGGAGAGACCATTATCGAGCTGCCGGTGGTAAGGGCCAAGAAGGGAGACTATGTGGATTTTAACAATGTAAAGTTTTTTAAAAATACTTCACTTCTTTTGCCATCGGCACAAAATGAATTGGATGGTGTAGTCGATTTGATGAAAGAAAACATGAAGTATAAAATTAAAATACATGGCCATGTAAACGGAAACCAACCACGCGAATCATTTACGCGCGGTCCTAATTCTTCTTTTTTTGGCACCAATCCTTCCACTGATGTAACCACCAAAAAAATGTCGGCCAAAGACCTATCGTTAAAACGGGCTGAATCTGTTCGCGATTATTTGATCAGTCAAGGTATTGAGGCAAACAGGCTCAGTGTAAAGGGCGAAGGTGGAAAAATTCCGTTGTACGCAGAAGGAGGAACGCTAGGTCAATACAATGACCGGGTTGAAATTGAATTCGTAAGGAGTAAATAACGGCTTTTGATTTCTCTTGTTAAGTCCGATGACCAGTACATGGAGGAAGCTTTGAAAGAAGCTCATAAAGCATTGAATGCTGGCGAAGTGCCTGTGGGCGCGATTGTGGTTTGCAAAAATAAAATTATTGCACGCGCACATAACCAAGCCGAAAAGCTTACCGATGCTACTGCACACGCGGAGATGTTGGCCGTTACCACCGCATCTTACGAATTAGGATCAAAGTACTTAAATGAATGCACGCTCTATGTTACGCTGGAACCTTGCGTGATGTGTGCCGGTGCGCTGCATTGGGTGCAGTTACAGCGATTGGTAATCGGGGCCGAGGACGTGCAGCGTGGGTACTCGATTATTAA
This genomic window contains:
- a CDS encoding OmpA family protein; protein product: MKSYLLFVFAFILSASLYSQTNYKVTIGVFKRTVNAQRLFEKAKSQGYEAGQVINPANRLNYVFVLNTIEKRKAYALAVKLRVETEYKDAWVYEESFQNSVPIVKAEPIAEPVEEKKPDPIEEVKQIEPPVVTPPIDSSTTKKVEPEKPVVVEKPKPKGKPFQIRLLNTSDNSEVRSGEIHVQEAVKASQYQVFKTGEVIYLEPPKNKRGTYAIVTQVAGYSPASIVFNYQNPIGEKGSDGETIIELPVVRAKKGDYVDFNNVKFFKNTSLLLPSAQNELDGVVDLMKENMKYKIKIHGHVNGNQPRESFTRGPNSSFFGTNPSTDVTTKKMSAKDLSLKRAESVRDYLISQGIEANRLSVKGEGGKIPLYAEGGTLGQYNDRVEIEFVRSK
- a CDS encoding DUF1003 domain-containing protein, translated to MEKFKSDLTGREFAANQKVDGRTIRLGILNQIRQEHPHFNEDCCLSMSELNQFRNKYIESSLRNDVGTLSQLEKEVIEALHKNETIANDVDQAVEEKLTYGQRLADLIAEFGGSWTFIISFFMVLFAWIGINLYLFTKPFDPYPFILLNLILSCLAALQAPVIMMSQNRQEEKDRERSKHDYQVNLKAELEIRMLHEKMDHLILNQQQRLFEIQQIQVEMLKEITDRLGKTPKS
- a CDS encoding nucleoside deaminase, translated to MSLVKSDDQYMEEALKEAHKALNAGEVPVGAIVVCKNKIIARAHNQAEKLTDATAHAEMLAVTTASYELGSKYLNECTLYVTLEPCVMCAGALHWVQLQRLVIGAEDVQRGYSIIKSPLLHGKTEVVKGIKSADCSSLLMQFFDRIRAN